GACTGTGTGTTATCAGGCCGAGATGGGAGTTTGACTCTTCAGGCATCATGTTATCTGACCCAGTGAATGCATGGAATTAGCAAAACATACAAAAGTCTGTCTTCATCCTTTTCTTGCTCCAAGGAAGGTGTGAAAATTACATCCAAATTTAAGCAAATTATTTCATGAAACCGCTGTCTGTGTCCCTTTTCCTCTACAGAGAGATCAAGCTTTGAATATATCATATGTCGATGGCTATCAGCAGGAACAAAAGGTTTTTTACGGTGCAGCATGCAAATAATCACAGAGTGAATGGACATAAAATGCTGTGTGGTGTGAATAAACGCACTTGACATGGCCAAATGTAAGATTCGAGTTTGAGGTTAACAAAGGCACAATCACAAAACCTCTTACCTGAAAgattctgtattgtttttttatcacaCACTCAACAATGTCGATTTCTATTCTGAGTGATCGCTGAAGGTGCTTTGTAAGTATGTTTCACCCAGCATGACCTGTTGACGagcaaacagacttttttttctctcgctttTTCTGGAtgagttaaagggatattccggtgtaaatttaatccatggtcaaacacacagagtaagacccccaCTCGAGAGACCAAGTTTCCAGACCGCCAGTTTAGTAGTAAActttagcaacctcagaaatgatcTCAAGATAACAATAGCAGTATAAGCCTtcaacaagaaaccgccatcaacaagccacaaataatgctggggcgggggggggaaTATCCCTTTAGTATATTATAGATCATCTGtacaagcaacaacacacacttcaTGCATTTGTTTCAGGGACTTGCAGCACTGCAGATTTTTAAGTCAAGAAAATGCACttatttttggcatttcattgtttgtttgggGATTTCTATGAGAAGATTTGATTGGATTGATGGGATTACACCATAGACCAATCCAGTCCAGAATAAAATACTGTAGCAACTACATCATTATGTCAAGTTAAATCTCTCGGTGAATCAGTTAATttgtcagaaaatgtcagaaaactaTTATTGTTGTCTGTTATTGATCTCTTCAAACTTTATATCTTAAACTTAATATCGGTCCATAATCTAAAGCCATTCACCTTCCTGTAACAGATGaccaagaaaaacagaaaatgtaacaacCACTCGAACACAGGTTTCTGTTTGATCAGGAGGTCTAGATGATCACACATGCACTCAAACAGGCCTCCAGCTGACGACGGTGGTCCCGCTTAAACCCTCCTCTGGCGATGAATCGGCCCTGTTGTTGGGGAGTTAGCACattcctgcctcctctctgtagAGGCAGCTTTCAGCTCTATTGTGGCGGGTGAGGAAGTCTGATGTCACGACCAAAcacactctctgtctttctgtctcttcccgCCTGCTTCACGTGTAactcttttgaaaaaaaataaaaataaaaatgaaaataaaaataaaaacaggcctTGTTTATGTCGACCACATATGCTTTTAAGTTCAGGCAGCGTCACCAAGTACACAGGAGTTTCAGGGAAGTGACCGGCAATTTAGTTTTCGTATGTCTCCAAGAGCAGGGTTTCCCAAATGTTGTCATGCCACGGTCTCCCAACGGGACACACGGTAGGAGTGAAACCTGAGTTTATAATAGTCATAGAGTGGTCATTTCTACTAAATTACAGTGAATTTAAACAGTTATAGGTACCACCGTGAACCTCGTAATTTATGCTGTGCTCTACTGTACGCGTTTTGATGtctgcttttttgttgtgtgtgtgtgtgtgtgtgttccctttAATTGTATCAACGAAAGTCAGCTTTGTAGTTATATATGGCACGTTTTCGTGTTCCTGataaacaaaggaaatgtgtttttttgtatgttttttttaaagatccaTGCAACAATCTGTGTATATGTAAAACATGGAAATACAATACTATAAAGAGTTCACTGCCAAAAATGAAGGAAAGTTATCAAGGGGAATGCGACAAAATAACGACAACTAACAATGACAATGACGTTCCTGTATTGCGTTACAGAGAGAACCTCACCCCTGGTGAGCTGCAGAGCTACCAGAGCTACCAGAGCTACCagagctaactggctaacggCAGCTAAGTTGCATTAAGATTAATCTGTCGAAAATGTCAAGGGACtgcaacttttttatttataaccCTGTGTTGTAGCATGACAGATAAATGACCCCTTGAATCTTGAGCCTTGAACTGTTTCATTTTCCAGAGTGCAGTACCAAAAGTGTAGAAAGtatattattctatttttcttttttctaaagaTTTTGTTCCTACAGTTTGAAACAGCTTCTGTAATTTATACCTTGATGGCTGTGTGTTAGATCACTTACTCCGACTTTTGGGGCAAAATCATGTTAAAGCAGGTCAAAGTGTtcgacaaaaacaagaaaacatacaCAAGCACCAAtgacaaaggggaaaaaagggtaGACTTGAGATGTCTGAAATATAGAGTGGATGAAGCTGTTAAAAGACTTTCCGAGACGCAGGTTTATTGAATAATCCGGAGCTTTGCACACCAGATTTGAGGAGGTTTCCAGTTGTGTTGAACGTGGCCCCGGCTTTACCTTCAGAGTAATGTTTGTACGAGTCCTCGTCTGCCAATAAACGGCGCAGCCTTCACGCGAAAGTCATGGCAgcatctgtttcctctccagcagcCAAACACTGGACTCCTGATCCCTAGTGACCCGCGTCGCCATGCCAACTCCCAGGATCCTCACAGCAACCGGGAGTCCTCAGAGAAGTTGTTAGGCTTACAAGCCCGTTTACATCCGTGTGAGCCTACAGTGTGAAGTggatctgagagagagagagaggtaggcGTCTGAGAAAGAAGCAGATGGCATTGTTTTACGGCTGCATGACACGATGAAGTCTCttttactgtttcttttctctttcagaaaTGATTTGCCAGCGAGGTGCCCTGCTCATTTTCACGTTGCTGGTGCAAACGGGGCTTGtggctggatgtgtgtgtccagccGCCACCATGTTGTCCCAGTTTCCCTCTGAGGTTCCTGCTGACGCCTGCTGCTTGAACTACTCTGGCTCGGCCTTCAGCCACGTACACTGGTCTGTGTTTACCAACGAGTCAAACATAGAGATATTGGATCTCTCCTTCTGCAATATCACTTCTGTTCACATGAGGGGCAAAGAGGCctccacactgcagcaggttTACCTACGTCATAACAGAATAACGACACTGCCAAAGGGGTTTCTGGCCCGACAGCCCGGCCTGACGGAGGTGGATCTGAGCGGGAACCTGATTCAGGCGCTGCCCGAGGGTTTTCTTCAGGACTCAGATGGCCTCCAGAAGCTTTATCTGCAGGGAAACCGGCTACGCTTCCTGCCGGGCTCTGTGTTGCAGAAGCCAAGTCTGCAAAGCCTGGAGCTGGATGGAAACCCCTGGGACTGCTCCTGTTTGCAACTGGAAGGACTGGAGGAAGGCAGGAGGGTTAACAGAACTGCTGGGCTGCAGAACCTGGTGGGGAACATGACCTGCATCTCTCCCAGGCACCTGGCCGGCAGGACTGTGTTGTCGGTGCGGCTCAGCGATGTGTGCCGCCCAGCCGGACTCACAGCCCTCTTCATCGTGCTTCCTCTCATCATCCTCTCCGCCTTGGTGCTCTGCTGGTGCTGCGGGAGGAAGCGGAAGAAGAAAGAGACGCCCATAAGCACCTCAAAAAAGAGAGCTTCAAGCTCCAGCTGCAATGGCCAAAAGAATCGCAAAAAGCAGCAACAAGTGGCCGCCGAGCAGAAGAAAGCTGGACACTGTGTCGACGAGGGGATCCTGAagaaccagctgctgctgcgccCGGCGTCCACCCTCCTGGGCAGCACCAGAGACATCTACGAAGAGGTGGAGATCAAGCTGGGCTCGGTGGAGTCTATTCCCAGAGTCTCCTCCCGCTGTTCCAGCTCCACAGAGGGGAGGCAGGGCTCCCAGGAGCCCAACGGGGCCAGCAAGGCCGAGCTGGACACAGTCAGCGTGACGGAAGTGATGAAGGACTCAGCTGACAGGGAGAAGGCTTACCTGACCCAGTCGACTGAATACTACAGCCTGGTGCCGGGCATCGAGCTGGAGGACTCAGACCACGGCGAGTATGAGAACGTCAACCTCTCGTGACACCATCATAAAGGAAGAGTTCAGTATTTTGGGATATacgctttgtttgttttttgttttttaagagaattagatgagaagatctTCAGCAAACTCACACTCTGGCTATTGGCTACAATGATAAGTGACCACCTGACCTTTGTTAAAGGAAAGTTGTAAATATATGGAGGCAAATATCCATCTGCCTTCCATTTTAGCTTATTTACTCAATGAAGGTTAACTAATTAGATTAACTGCAGATTTGTTGATGAGTTTCTGGCTGTTAAAATACAAGATAACTACACAATAATTAATTGTTTCTTATGTATTTATGAACATTAAATGGTATAGTGATACATAAGTTACCAAACCAAGTTACACAAGGGCTTCAAGTGTGGACCTGGAGCCAGGAGGGCGTTTGACTGTCCTATTGCCAACTgccttcccctccacctcacaATGTGAAAGTTAATAAGCATTGCATGTGAGCATGATATGCCGAGTTTAGGTCAATCTTGGACGCATCTGTTCACAGGAACatgaacaggaaacattttgtcCTGATGACTAGGCTGGGTGCTTTGGATTGATGGGAGAAAGAGATTTTCAGGcctgaggctagctggttagcatgctaactccagtagGTATCTCTGCAACCCAATGCTGAGCAATGcaaaactgctatttctttacattctgtggATGAtcttagtttgtttgttttttttaaatgtgcaaacaaaaatcagaaaagattgcacctttaagttatCAATGCATTTTTATGGGGCAGTCAGcctagcctagcttagcttaacttagctgtgctatcttctcatctaactctcggAAAGAAAGTGAACCagcgtatttcccaaaatgtcagattgttcctttaaaacaagaaagacagtgtgtgtgtgtgtgtgtgtgtgtgtgtgtgtgtgtgtgtgtgtgtgagtgtgagtgttaCAGAAAAAGTGAGTTATC
Above is a window of Acanthopagrus latus isolate v.2019 chromosome 21, fAcaLat1.1, whole genome shotgun sequence DNA encoding:
- the si:ch211-106k21.5 gene encoding leucine-rich repeat-containing protein 38, with amino-acid sequence MICQRGALLIFTLLVQTGLVAGCVCPAATMLSQFPSEVPADACCLNYSGSAFSHVHWSVFTNESNIEILDLSFCNITSVHMRGKEASTLQQVYLRHNRITTLPKGFLARQPGLTEVDLSGNLIQALPEGFLQDSDGLQKLYLQGNRLRFLPGSVLQKPSLQSLELDGNPWDCSCLQLEGLEEGRRVNRTAGLQNLVGNMTCISPRHLAGRTVLSVRLSDVCRPAGLTALFIVLPLIILSALVLCWCCGRKRKKKETPISTSKKRASSSSCNGQKNRKKQQQVAAEQKKAGHCVDEGILKNQLLLRPASTLLGSTRDIYEEVEIKLGSVESIPRVSSRCSSSTEGRQGSQEPNGASKAELDTVSVTEVMKDSADREKAYLTQSTEYYSLVPGIELEDSDHGEYENVNLS